The Gadus morhua chromosome 16, gadMor3.0, whole genome shotgun sequence DNA window GCATTGTGGGGGCTGAGACGTCTACCTTGGCAGGCAGACAGAACTCAGGTCGGTGAGGGAGTTGTCCACCAGTTGCAGCTTCTCCACGCGGATCAGGCGACGGAGGATCCGAAAGAAGTTGTCCCGCTGGAATGGATCTCCGAGGTCCTGGTAGGACAGATTCAGCTCCTGGGAGGAGAGAATATGAACGCAAGATGGAAGAGTCCGATTATCTTTTGAGTCTGTTGAGGGTCGGTTCTCTTCGCTGTCTTCGACGGTATCCTATCGATCTCTCAGTGCCTCACTCTCTAGAAAGCATTTTTTTAacgtatacacatgcacacatgcacacacgtagacacacacaaacacacgcacacacacacacacacacacacacacacacacacacacacacacacacacacacacacacacacacacacacacagacacacacatggacacacacaatcaatgaCTCACCAGACAGTTTTCCCAGTTTTCTTGAagcctctcctcccatctctgcccctccagctcctctgtcctcctcctcctcctcccccaacgcTCCTGGAGAACATCCCCCTCTTCTCGGATTGACCGTTCCTCCTCTGGCGGCCCTGTTTgatgtcatcatcatcctcatcatcatcactcacCATAAGAAATATCGAGCGGTTTTGCTTTTCCAAACAGATGCTGTACTGAAAAAcgatttttttttgtgcaaatgaaatggAAATACCAAAGGATTTGAAAGACTTGTAAGTACACTGCCCTACAAAacatgtgtattttttttccacAGCCTGTGAAATGTCCTTGTTTCTCTGGAGCACGAATGGACTCACCTTCTCTCACCCGTGGGCAGGTCAGCTGGTTCCCTCTGACATCACTTTGCTCCAGGCGATGCCAGGACACAAAGCGAAACCGGCTGGATGGCAGCTAGTGGAGGCAGGGGCAtgaagagcagagagcagaagtAGCATGAAAGGTTTTGGGCCGGAACAAAGGGGCTGCTATAGCGACAAAAGCAGCAAACATACTGATCTAGCTTCCAGCAACACAGCCAGCCAAATATCAGTATTTCCCTCAAACTTTTGTCTCTCCCTTTCATTAACGATCATCCCGCAGTTCCAGTTCACAGatgtttcctttcctttcttggtgtctgtgtggtgcACTGTGGGGTGGTGGGTTGGACCAGATATCTCCCGTGCTTTTCTCTTAATTATCTGCTTGACCCCAGCacactcatccctctctctggttctctctctcctcatttgtggtgtgtgtaaccctagctctctctccctaggtTACTCTAGCCACTAGCAACAGCCCAACTACCACTGACCCCTTGCTGCTGCTGGTCAGTGACCCCATGAGCATAACACCAAGCTAACACCAACAATGAGAGAGGCTGTCATGTGCACTGTGGAATTATAttgaaattataattatattgatGATTATAAAGGCGGAAAAAtaagattttatttatttacttaccATTTATGTACCATGTTTATTTAATGCCATGCatattttcattcattcatacatgcaTACGTCCAAACAAGCCCACATACTTAAATACATTCATGTACACATAtgacataaatacatacaaacagccTTACTAGGTACAATATGGTTTGTAtacacattattaaaaaaacaaatactaATTTAACAATTTAACTCATGAATGAACAGGGAGTTGAAGGGAGGAGATGTGGAGCACGAGGTTAGGAGGCAAAAGACTAGGTTATGTTAGGTTTAGTCTAACCAAGGAGACTAGATACTGTTCCACTTCCGAAAGATTAATTGAAAGATTCACTTCTGCGAATAAGTTTCCTTCCTAGATTATCTCTGTGAGGAAACAGGGAGCAGGAAACTCCACCCCTCACAGCTGTTTGTTTCTGGCCCAGACTCTGCTTCACTACATGGATCAGTCTGTACCTCGAACCACCCACATCGATTTCCAGAAATGACAATGTAATCGACTGTCTCGTAGTTGGTGACGTAACGGGCCAATCAGATGGTGATAGAGGGATGAGGgatgaggcagaggaggagaaggggacagAAACATGAGGGTGGTATCACAGTTTTGCAGAGTAGGCAGAGAGCCTTATGGAGGATGCCACATTAAAGGACAAGTACGAATAAGGTAGATGTGAGGCAACACAGGCTATGTGAGGCTGTGTTGGAATATATTAGGAGATTggatgtgtgtgcacttgtgtggttctgtgtatgtgtatgcatataaaattctctctgtgtgtgaatgcatattCAAtcctgtccgtgtgtgtgtgtgtgtgtgtgtgtgtgtgtgtgtgtgtgtgtgtgtgtgtgtgtgtgtgtgtgtgtgtgtgtgtgtgtaacactcACAGGTGTACTAACGACTCCAGAGTCAGGACTGTGCTCCACAGAGGGCGGGGTGTGCTTGACGCTGAGGTCGGAGTACTGGGAGGAGTGGGACTTAGGAAAACTGCCACTGCTAGTATTCACACCTGAGgaactgagagagagcgagagagagacagacagagtgagaggttAGAGTTACAATGAACCAGCAGGCTACTTTGACTAAGGGCTCGTTGCCATAACAGCAAACAGACACCTGCGAAAGTCACTACTGAACTAATGTAGGTTATTTGCTCTCACAGTACTGTCATTTCACCTGCCTGGACTGCCTCTGTATACGCTGGCGTGGTTCAAAAGCATTGGATGATGTAACACCCATTTAAGAATTCAATTCGCCGATGATTCATCAGTCTTTTTCAATTTCCCGCTTCGCTTTTGGCTGTTGTAACGCAGGCGAGGCGATACTAACTTATTCATGGCGGCCTGCGTTAGCAGCTTACCTTTCTGACATGTCCCAATGCTCTGGTGAATTCTCTTGGCTTCTTTCAGTACATTATCCAAGGCTGGTCTAGCTCTCCAGCTGACCTGTGAACCATGGAGCCTCCGGCTCTGGTTAATATCCCTCCTCAGACGGTGCTGCTGTCCTGCTCAGCACCCATGGGAGACTGACACCGCCGTGctggcatgcgtgtgtgtatgagaaatagggagagcgagcgagagagagggtggagcgCAAAGGGTCACCTGGGCCAGGTGCTGCTGGTTGCCCGGCAACACCGTGATTAGGCGTGTCGCCAGGGACGGCGTCTTTAGGGGTGTGAGAGAGACTTCCATTAGGATAGAGTGACTGCTTTCGGGACTGTGTTTGGTACTTTGAGCGCGAGCCTCGACTGAGAAACCATATCCATATGTTTCATTGATATTAAACATAGATTAATACAAGAACGAACGCATTAAGCTACACACGTATTCAATATTGACTGAGGAAAAATGAACCCAATTAACAAACTACTGGAATTTACTTTAACTGGGAAATTGCTCTGAACAGCTATATCTTATGAATATATTGTAATTAGCAAGAAAACAATTATTCTGACCTATTCATTGTTATAAATATACCTTATAGgccaatatattatttattatacattaatgtaaaatgttttattcttaTTTCATCAATAATTTGTTAATTGAATAGACTTCGAGGCATTCATCGTCTAATATATCATTCATGAATTGCCATCCATCACATTCAAGTTCCAACATGCTGGGCCCACTTGCTCTTGGCTACACCATTTCCTGGCCCTAAAGGTAGTGATACAAGCTGTCTATTGACGTGTGAGTGAAGGCAACAATCCTGCCTCTGAGGAAACAAAAGTATCAGTTGGCAAGCAGTTTATAAGGCCCTATAACACATTCACCTGTAGTTATATGGTCTACATGTAAGGTCCAAATCTAGCCGCACTAAAGTGAATAAATATTTTACACTTAAATTCCATCCCTTATTTTGTTCAATTTCTTTGATCAAATTCTTTACAAGTAAGCGTACAAATGGAGGGAATCGCAGAGAGAAAAAAGACGCATAGAGGTTTTATTACTGGAACACATTCATGTTTTCATGAAGTAAAAGACTGTAGCTGGTTTCACCGTAACTTCCTTTGCTGTATGTACTGTACATCATAAGAAATGGCATAGCGTTTCCATCGCGACCATATGCACCCGTCTCTATGGTAACCTGTGTCAGATACGCAGGCCCCTCTGGTCACCCGTGTGATGGCCAGCCAGCAGCTTACTCAATAACTGGGATGCGGTTAGGCATGTTATTTCATCAGCAGGTTAGCAATGGCCCCACTGCTTGCAAAAGAGAATAACTAGAAACACTGataacatataaataaatatatatatatatgttgataTACTAAGATTCATTTCACCAAGGACGAAATGTTTGAGGATACTTCTTTAATGCTCTTTGTTGCAATAAATATTATGGTATGGTATACTTGTAACACGAAAGCCAAATGTACAGGAATATAATTGTAACGTGGCGCAGGTGTTGGTTGGAGCGCTTGTGTTCAAAGTGCCCACactgagaagaagagagaaaagtcgtgtgggtgtgtctgtatgtgaagaacagaaaacagaaaagaGTGTTATGTGTCATAGTGAACGGGGCTGTGCGTGGATTACATATCACGCTCTCACTCAATACAGTGTTTGATATGCCACACGTATTATAGTACAAACAGTCCTATTCCTTCCCCCAAGAGTATGTACATCTTTTCAATTCCTGTATCCAAGTGTTTAAAGCTTCCAGTATCAAAACACAATCACATTATATGTCAATTATAtctcaatatatataatatatatgtatatatatttataacattCAGGTCGTATATTCTCATAAAGAGTATAAAAACACAGCTGAGGATGGCATCAAAGGACAGGTAGCGCTTGTGTCGTCCGGATATCATTGGCTGCCGGGTAAGGAAGGGGCGGGCCGTGAGGGATGACCTCACAGCCTGGTTAGAAGAAGTCCTGGTCACTGGGATTGATGACCTCAGGGGTCATGACCCTGCCCATGAAGAGAATGGATCCTGGCGATTGGAAAGATCCGACAGTCAGTCACAATGTTGATTGAACATATCGGTGATGAATATGCGTTGGTTAACACGTACCTGTCCTGCGATTTCTGATAACAAAGAAAAAGGGGTGATCGGCCATGACTTGTGGGTACAGCACCAGAGTCCTTGTCAAGGCAATCATTCCTataggagggatggagggaagcaagaaagaaagaacaaaataaagaaGTATCACTTTTTGAGCTGTGTATCCTCAACAGCTTACCGATAACAGCAGGAGGGGGCAGTGTTTAGTGAGATTTCAACTGCGAATGGGATGGCGAGGTAAGCCCACTCAAAGTAATGTGATAACCAGATAACCATAAACACTTCCACACTGTACATTTTATATTGGTGTTGTGAGAGCAGCGCTATTTTGAATTTCATTATATTGTACTAATATTTGTTTGATTGACATTAAAGCCATATTAGATCAAAACAAACCAACTGTAAACTAATTGGCCTGCCCCGGTGTAATATATTGTTATGAATATAACCTGTTGTACAATAATAGCACAAAGAAAATCTAATATTCAATTTCATGAAAGAGCCTTGCTCTAGATTAGTAAAGAGTTGATGATGACAGTTGATGATGACAGCTAAGCCAACAGTTCGGCTTAGAGCTGAGCTATTTTGAATTTCATTATATTGTACTAATATTTGTTTGATTGACATTAAAGCCATATTAGATCAAAAAAAACCAACTCTAAACTAATTGGCCTGAaaagaataaatacaatttaggcagacagcaagggtcggcttagctcaggaggtagagcagttgccatgtaaccgaaaggttgctagttcgatccccagctcctcctagctgagtgttgatgtgtccctgagcaaaacacttaaccctaactgctcctgacgagctggctgtcgccttgcatggttgactcagccgccggtgtgtcaatgtgtgttttaaccgagtcgcattggataaaagcgtctgctaattgtAATGATGAGGATGCTGCTGAGGATGGTTATGATTTACCTGATCCTACAGCTCCCTCCGCCCCTTCCTCAGTCACTTCCAGGTAGGCCTTCTGCACTGCTTTCCCTATGAACAGGTCTTTACCATCTGTCCGCACACAGAAAAATATACCCACACAAATGGAAAAGCAGATTTAGAGGACCATTAAGCAATGCAAACtgcttgtgtgcatttgtggacCAGATGTGAAATGTGGGTTACAGAGTGTCTCACAGCCAGAGACGTGGGATAGTACAGGTTTATAGCAGTACAAAGGTTACAGGTCAATTATTTTGTTCAATTTCATGAACACACGAAAAACTCCCTTTGGCAGTTGTTTAAAACAAAGACCAACAGATTTGGAGCCCCTTGTTTGGAATTGAATAAAAGCTCAAACCTCTTAGCCAGTCCATATGGAAAGCCAATGAGTCATCCAGTGTACAGACTCACATTTGCTGCAgttccccccaccccacagagACTCACTCTGACACCTACAAACACCCACAGCTGTTGACATGGTGGTCCGGGCCGGCCGTGATGGATGAAGACCAAACAGTTTAAGGCAGGCTGTGACCTTCCCCTCATTTCATTTCACAGCTGTTGATTGATGTGACCACTTGGAACGATTGATTGCCTTTTGAACAAAAAAAGTGCTAAATGCTAGGCTAGCGCTAAGATAGATAGCAGGTGGAAAATGTTGCATAACAAAAAAAGGTTATGTCACGACAACTAAAACAAAAGAAGGCAATTTCTGACTTAAACTTCCTTTCCAAACTTAAGGAAATAATTGCATTTTACAGCAAAGGTTTGTTGAAAAACGATTTGGGCTAGCTGTCCTATATGCACCTGTCTGTCCCTTAGATAGCCTAAATTTGTCATAGCTGAACACAAGGAGGTCAGCACCTGCTGAAGTATCTTAGACAAATGAATAAACCTTCATATTTTGTCTCCCACataatgtttttaattatttgtgTAATAAACTAATACATAATCCATGTATGAGGATATTGGATGGTTATGCATGTTTTTCTATTGTGTTGCGTTTCTTTCTCTTGTTGGATCTATTTTTACCCGACAGAGTGACAGATCTCACCTGCCCACACAGTGTAGGTACCTTGGTTACCGTGGTTACTTCTCATTTGTAAGACGTTGTAACTCCCTGTCTTCCTATAAGACCTATTATATCgggtatgtgtgcatttgtggtcTGCACGCTTTacattatatatgtgtgtgcgtggcattCGTAAGacgctgtgcatgtgtgtgtgtttctgtgcgtgtgtgtgtttctgtgcatgtgtgtgtgtgttccggtgCATGTAGTGTCTttctctggatgtgtgtgtgtttctgtgctatgtgtgtggttctgtgcatgtgtgtgtgtttctgttcaagtgtgtgtgtgtgtgtgtgtgtgtgtgtgtgtgtctttttgtgcatgtgtatggaaGCATACATGTagcaaatggcaatgcaatttgcaattgaattgtcattacattatgcaattgcaattgcaatttaataatgtaatttgaaaatgagaaAGTGATCCAGTTACCGACCAGACGAGATTTGCTGATAGATTGCAAAATATTTTGCAACAAGTGTTTTGcagattgaaatgtaatttctATTTTTCAACACATGGAGTGCGGCGAAGGGGCATTGCGACAACGGGGACGCTTTACCTTTTCCATTTGAATAAAGGCACTCAAAAAAATTGGCCAAAATGtcaattatattttattgataGAACTTTTTCAGATTGAATTGAGGATTTCATTGTAACTTCTCATCTTAAAATACAGTTTAGATAACGTATTCTCAAATAAAATTATTCAATTGCagaatgaattgtcaattgcataatgcaatGACTCATTGAATTgtaaattgcaaattgcattgccatttgaactttgctacatatatgcttccatatgtgtatttctgtgcatgtgtgtttctttgcatatgtgtgtatttccGTACATGCGTTtatttctgtgcatgtgtgggtgtatgggtgtttctgtgcatgtgtatgggtttcagtgcatgtgtgtgtgtgtgcagtggtgtGTGTTCTGACCGGTCATGGCGGAGAGGTCGGCTTCCTTGGTGAATATGTTCCTGATCCCCAGCTCCTGCAATGGCTCCTTCAGGTCCATCCTCTGCTCCACCTTGAACCTGAAGCCACAGGACTACGTGGTCACACACTGGGACATCCCAGGCCAGAGGTGAGCTCTGCTACGATTCTGCTCCATGTTTAACAGATCAATGGTCAGTGGATTGTTTGGGTAAAAAGAACCATTTGCAACACaaatcacacaaacagacacacgtaaCCCTACAATAATAAGGTGGGATGAATGATATTTGCATGCCTGACAATCGTTTACGTGAGTTGGATTGTGTGCGTGACTATCTGTCCGGGGTGTGCATTGAGTGCATTTTGACCCTCTCTCACCGGGGCAGGTACACCTCCACCTTCTGCCGCTTGACGTTGTTGGCCCACTCCTCCAGCAGGGCGGCTTTGATGATGGGCTCCAGGGAGGCCAGAGGCACCTCCTGCCTGGGGAGGACGATCATCATGGACATGTCCTCCCCCTCGTAGGGCATCTCCAGCACCTGGTACACCCCGCCCGCCTCCTGGGTGCCGTCACTGAACTCACCTAGAACACAGGTGGGGAGAGCAGGGTTAAAACAGGTGATATCTAGAACACAGGTGGGGAGATCAGGGTTAAAGCAGGTGATATCTAGAacacagatggagagagcagGGTTAAAACAGGTGATATCTAGAacacagatggagagagcagGGTTAAAACAGGTGATATCTAGAACACAGTTGGATAGAGCAGGGTTAAAACAGGTGGTATCTACAACGCGGAGGGGGAGACAGCAGGGTTAAAACAGGTGATACCTAGAAAACATATCTAGAACAGATGGGGACGCAGCGGTACTTTACTTTATgttgaatataattattttcaCTTTAGAAATGATCTAACCAGGTAAAGCATTGAGATTAAACCTTGAGTAATTCATGTAATTGTAACGCAAGTCATGTAGACTAACCACACAATcaatacaatacacaatacaatacagaacATGCACAGGCAATCCCTGGATAATTAGTACAAGCAGATCCCTGAGgaggtacagtacagtactggaCGGTAGTTGGTATTCTGGAAAACAGCTGTATGTTACACTGAGCCACAGTAGCAGCGTAGTGTGCCATCCGTCTTCCAAAGTTTCTACTCTGGAACAGGAGCGCACTCCAGAATAAGAATGCCAACACAGCCCCGTCTTTAGGGACCTGTCCCTGTTCTGAAGCGCTtatgcacacgcacgtgtgcACGCACGTAAAGACACGCTTGaatacacaaaacaaacatgcacacacacacatatacacacaaccaGGCTTGCACCTAAgcaaacaaacattcacacacacacacacacatattcaaacaAACACGTGCAAATGCAGAAATGAAGAAGACACTGAATTTCCCCTATGCAGGACGTGTGTGTTGAGCaggatgtgtgttttgtgtgcgagtgtgtgcgcatgttgcACCAAAATCTTTCTAAGGCTAGAACTTTAGCAGCAGTGCAGTAGTggggaggttgggggagggggtttgaTGTAACCGAGTTTGGCAGTGCACGGTAGAGAAAGCCACTGGAtgctaaccccccctccccccccccccccccccccccccccagaagcaTTTTAGATGATAAGCCACCGAGAAGAAACATATGACTCTGTAGAAAGGCAACTTGTCTCACAGGGAGCAGGAGTCCaggtagagagctgcaatgatgTCTGACAACCTGGATAGATAGGCTGGATTAGAATGTCGATAAATAACCTTCTCAACAAGGCCAGGGAACCAAGGCCCCTGCGGAGACGTTTAATATAGAGCCCTGGGcacctcagttctcagctcaaaGGAGAGCATGGTGTGCTTGATATGCTTCTGCCCATGAATATGCACGGTAAGAACATGTAGAAATGCATGATTGAAGAGCATTAAAAAGGCATGGGGATAGCTTTGCTCTTTTTCACTGTGAAACAACTTGTTCAAAATGGTTTCCTCGTCTTCTATTCATATAAAGATCCTTGACGAAGCACACAAGCGATATTACTTGTGCTTGTAACCCGCCTACGCAGTGTGTCATTACAGCATTATTTTGGACTCGGCATTAGACTAAATCCTATTTTATGATGAGGATTCATAATGCTTGATTGTGAAACTCTTAAGAATTATAATCAACGAGGGAAACATGGATATCACTGTTGGTTCCTGATAAATAACAATCAGCCCAAAAATCGGgggaaagaaaatacaaattgTGCCTGCAGAGACACATAAAGACTTTTTGTAGCATTTCGCATTGGAAGATCCCATTGAAACAGAGAATAGGCTGGAAGCACAAGAGTGTTATGCATACATTTTCAGTGTTTTGAGCCTTTTGTACCTGAAACAGTCTGGGATTTCCACCAGCACAAATCGTGACTACTGTTATTCTCAATTTCAACCGATTTATTATCTGAATATAGGACTTCCATCCCGACCTCACATCGCAATGACTGCTTCAATTTTGGAACCAAAAGGGGCATTGGAGTTTAATTATTTGTGTTGATAGTAATAGTTTTTGATCGTTGCTTAGTTACTAATCATGAAGAGATTTGTCAGTATCGGGAGAAATAGTTGTGTGAAACTTAAACAACATTTTTTCCTCAGTGACGGTATATTTCCGTTGATTTAGGATTTCACAGTACTACAgctctcttgagtcctctcaatatgGCAGACTGTCACTGACTATAATTCCCATAATGCATGCTGATATACATGCCCTTTATAGAGCTCACCAGTAATCGCCCCTTTTGAATGGCTCCGGTCCCTAAAGTAAATTTCCCATTCATTCTCTCCATTACATTTTCAGAAAATTTTTAAAGTTTTAAGCCTGGAACCAAACCAATTATCCGACTAATGATCCGTGACCATAAAACTATTTAAATTACCTAATGTTAGCTATCTTGTCTTTACAACATTTACAGTTCATTTTATCTACAGCTAACTAAACTAATTATAGTTCTCTAACTTTCCATAAGTCTTTGTTGTTACCAGCATTAACTTTGAAGCTAGACATGTAATCTCATATGCTATGTTATGTTAACAACATAATTATTAAGACTCATGTTAGCTACCTAACTAGCCAGCCTGCAAAACTAACTAAGGCCTTGTATGTCTTCTCTTTCATACTGGCATACATAACCCACAAACTGGCCCTCACAAACACTTTACTCCCGTACATGCCACTCTTGTCCTCAtctctaaaaaaaacacatcatgtCAGAAAGGGAATTCATGGTGGCTCAGCAGTAAACGATCACAGGGTTCAGTAGTAGCAGTCCTTCTTCCATAGTAACAACGcgctcaaccaatcagagacgtCCTGTTGCACTTCAGGATTGTAGGTAGTAAAGAGCATTGCAATGTTTTTCATAAAACCTTTCTTTAACTCTACAGGATAATATACCATCATTTCACAATCTTCTGGCTCGTGGTAAGTAAGCCTTTGATGGTTAAGACATTATGGCTAATAATCAAAACCTCTATGCAGAGAATGAATGGGATTTTCACTTCCGGAACCTTCCGGATATGCAATTTTACTGTATATAAAATGTGTCacatttagtggcatctagttTCCATTGTAGGGATTCTGAAGTTGGTATTGTACCGTAGGAGAAGTCTCCCTGCTGGTACATCATGAGGGTCTGGACCTCTGAGCCGTCGTCCCGGCTGAAGGAGAAGGTCCTGGTGTTTTCTGGTCTGAACTGGTTCTTCCAAGAGCCCCGGAAGTACACAGCGTTCACCAGGGTCAGCCGGGTCATGCTGCTGAAGTCCTCCGCCGACAGCAGCTTATGGATCTTGCCTAAGGTTGAACACAATAACATCACAATGTCACAAAGTGACGCTGAATAGACCCAACTACCATTGAGATCTTCCCTAAAGTTGCACACACCAATGCCAACATGGACAATAATCATGgcagacaaaaaaaatcaaaactcaACTGAAGGGATACATAATCATCATGCCAAGGTACAATGTGCTAGTAGGGTTTAGTGTAAATTTCCGTGACCATCTTATCTGAGCAGAAACATCCATGTCTGAGTCTTCCTCACTGCCTCCGATTAGGGTTTTGTTTACTCCCtcactctttccccccccctctatctctctctctctgctcgttCTTCTCCTGgcacatctctctctgtcttacttTCAGTGTGGTTCTCCACCCAGCTGTTGATCTGGTCGGCGACGGCTGCGGATTCGCTGAAGTCCACCGTGTCCACCTCTGCCCTGAAGTACTTCCTCATCAGATGCAGGAACTCTGGGTTGAAGGCCATGCCCTCCTGGAGGTACAGGCTGTTGGCCAATCGGACAATGTAGTGTCCATCGTCGTCTGACATGGCAGACGTCAGGTTGTGGAGCAGAGAGAACTCCTCGTCTGCAGCACACGCACAtagaacaaaaaagaaaaacatattgattttttttttcacatttttcaACTATTTAAGCACAGTGAGTGATTTAGCCAGAACTCTGAGGCTCTCTTGATTGAGACTTTGTAATTCTTCACATCTTAtgaacacaaatatgcacaaacTAAATCAGAAACAGCGACACATATATCGTGATTTGTAAATATGGCCTATCCCCGGATGGAGTATGATTTTCCTTTCCCGGTGGTGGATATCAAAGGTCAGGTTCCATCACTCTCATTACTCTCGATAATCCCCTccagtactcctccttctcccgtAATCCCTGCGCTGAGCTGATTGGGAGCGCACAGAGACAGATCCGCAGTGCCTGGCAGGCCACCAGCATCTCTCACCTGCTGGGAGCTGGCTGAAGCCCACCGCCTGGCGGATCTCCTCCAGCGAGGCTCCCCTGGCCCCCAGCTCCATCATGCCCAGGGCCACCGCCACACTCAGTGGGGAGAAGATGATGTTGGAGTCGCTGCCCCCCGCCGCCTGCAGCCGGTGGTACAGCCTGACCGAGAACTCTGCCGTGGCGTCTTCCGGAATGTCGGCCGCATGGCAACCGTAGCCCagcaacaggaggaggaggagaagggggaagggaggagcgGACACACAGCCCGGGATACACATGATGAAGGACAGACCAGAGAGAGctgggggagagacacaggagagaggcacagagagagatatgcaACTATGATCAATGATCAATGAGTCAATCCATCCACCTCCATAATTATTACATTGTGTTATTGAATTGTTGGCAGACAAAAGGaacttttttgttaaatgtgAATGGAGGAAACTGTTGACATACAGctagagaaaaaaaag harbors:
- the serpini1 gene encoding neuroserpin, whose translation is MCIPGCVSAPPFPLLLLLLLLGYGCHAADIPEDATAEFSVRLYHRLQAAGGSDSNIIFSPLSVAVALGMMELGARGASLEEIRQAVGFSQLPADEEFSLLHNLTSAMSDDDGHYIVRLANSLYLQEGMAFNPEFLHLMRKYFRAEVDTVDFSESAAVADQINSWVENHTESKIHKLLSAEDFSSMTRLTLVNAVYFRGSWKNQFRPENTRTFSFSRDDGSEVQTLMMYQQGDFSYGEFSDGTQEAGGVYQVLEMPYEGEDMSMMIVLPRQEVPLASLEPIIKAALLEEWANNVKRQKVEVYLPRFKVEQRMDLKEPLQELGIRNIFTKEADLSAMTDGKDLFIGKAVQKAYLEVTEEGAEGAVGSGMIALTRTLVLYPQVMADHPFFFVIRNRRTGSILFMGRVMTPEVINPSDQDFF